Proteins from a single region of Butyrivibrio fibrisolvens:
- a CDS encoding MATE family efflux transporter, with product MSNQKNFTEGKILGPLLKFAIPVLLALFLQSLYGAVDLMIVGKFAEPADVSGVSTGSQIMMTLTNLVSSLSMGMTVFLGQKIGERKASDGGKIVANGIMLFLSTGLFLTAFISLFAGNLASIMNAPEEAYGLTVSYIRICGAGAVVIISYNLIGSIFRGLGDSVTPLVTVLIACACNIIGDLTLVAGFKMGTKGAAIATVAAQLISVVISLLMISKKELPFKLDRFCFKLNKEIIKKIVFIGAPVALQDLLVGISFLVILAIVNSLGVIASAGVGVAEKVCAFIMLIPSAFAQSMSAFVSQNRGAGKYDRALKGLRYVIGVSFIFAVFMFYSAFFHGDLLSVIFAKDAEVVAASWDYLKAYAIDCLFTCFLFCFIGFFNGMEYTRFVMVQGIVGAFLVRIPVSYIMSKQEPVSLFHIGLATPCSTVTQIIMCFICLFVLKRKLRGKNSK from the coding sequence GTGTCTAATCAGAAAAATTTTACAGAAGGGAAAATACTGGGGCCACTTCTTAAGTTCGCTATCCCTGTGCTTTTGGCACTATTTCTGCAATCACTATATGGCGCTGTTGATCTTATGATTGTAGGCAAATTTGCAGAACCTGCTGATGTGTCTGGTGTATCAACCGGTTCACAGATCATGATGACGCTTACAAATCTTGTAAGTTCATTATCAATGGGTATGACTGTGTTTTTAGGACAAAAGATTGGTGAAAGAAAAGCTTCTGATGGTGGGAAAATAGTGGCAAATGGAATAATGCTGTTTTTGTCGACAGGTCTTTTCCTGACAGCATTCATTTCATTGTTTGCCGGAAATCTTGCCAGTATCATGAATGCGCCGGAGGAGGCTTATGGTCTTACGGTTTCATATATCAGGATATGCGGAGCTGGAGCAGTGGTAATAATATCTTACAACCTGATAGGAAGTATATTCAGAGGACTCGGAGATTCTGTCACTCCGCTTGTAACAGTGCTTATAGCGTGTGCCTGTAACATTATCGGAGATTTAACTCTGGTTGCAGGATTCAAAATGGGAACAAAAGGAGCTGCTATAGCAACAGTAGCCGCGCAGCTGATAAGTGTTGTGATATCTTTGCTAATGATAAGCAAAAAGGAACTACCATTTAAGCTTGATAGATTCTGCTTTAAACTGAATAAAGAAATCATCAAAAAAATAGTGTTTATCGGAGCTCCGGTTGCGTTGCAAGATCTTCTTGTGGGTATTTCCTTCCTTGTCATTCTGGCTATAGTCAATTCACTTGGTGTAATTGCATCCGCGGGAGTAGGCGTTGCAGAGAAGGTTTGCGCATTTATCATGCTAATACCTTCAGCTTTTGCTCAGTCAATGTCGGCGTTTGTATCTCAAAACAGAGGCGCAGGCAAATATGATAGGGCCTTAAAAGGGCTCAGATATGTCATCGGAGTATCATTCATATTTGCAGTATTCATGTTTTACAGTGCTTTTTTCCATGGAGATTTATTGTCCGTGATATTTGCAAAAGATGCAGAAGTTGTTGCTGCTTCCTGGGACTACCTTAAAGCATATGCCATTGATTGCCTGTTTACATGTTTCCTTTTTTGTTTTATAGGTTTTTTCAATGGGATGGAATATACAAGATTTGTCATGGTTCAGGGTATAGTGGGAGCTTTCCTTGTGAGAATACCTGTATCTTATATTATGAGTAAGCAGGAACCTGTATCGCTCTTTCATATAGGCTTGGCAACACCGTGCTCTACTGTTACTCAGATTATTATGTGCTTTATTTGCCTGTTTGTTTTGAAAAGAAAGCTGAGAGGAAAAAATAGTAAATAA
- a CDS encoding cyclophilin-like fold protein — MKEKMILIAFCMTIMFCMSACSGNTINSGDNQNAVTEISTSENVETESSEENVMSEETAMYQLAEKDESVDDEAIGDSTMIMKIGDTKVNVEWEDNQAVEALRDMAKDGDITIQMSMYGGFEQVGSIGQSLPRDDKQTTTSSGDIVLYSGNQMVVFYGSNSWSYTRLGHISDKNTEDMTDLLSNGDVTITISIE; from the coding sequence ATGAAAGAAAAAATGATTTTGATAGCATTCTGTATGACAATCATGTTTTGTATGAGCGCCTGTTCAGGAAATACAATAAACTCCGGTGATAATCAGAATGCAGTAACTGAAATATCAACATCAGAAAATGTTGAAACAGAAAGCTCAGAAGAGAATGTCATGTCGGAGGAAACTGCTATGTATCAGCTGGCAGAAAAAGATGAATCAGTAGATGATGAAGCTATTGGAGATAGTACAATGATAATGAAGATTGGCGATACAAAAGTTAATGTGGAATGGGAAGACAATCAGGCTGTAGAAGCGCTGCGGGATATGGCTAAAGATGGTGATATTACCATTCAGATGTCAATGTATGGCGGTTTTGAACAGGTGGGCTCAATTGGACAGAGTTTGCCACGAGATGATAAGCAGACAACAACATCATCAGGTGATATAGTTCTGTATTCCGGAAATCAGATGGTAGTGTTCTATGGTTCTAATAGCTGGTCATATACAAGACTTGGACATATATCTGATAAGAATACGGAAGATATGACTGATCTTCTTTCCAATGGAGATGTTACTATAACCATTAGCATTGAATAA
- a CDS encoding cupin domain-containing protein, with translation MSNFKKVNVTEAPRTELHDALGLTGAEISINHLPAGAGVPFVHSHKNNEEIYLILSGKGKAVIDGEDVEIAKGDVVRISPEGKRQFLAAEDSELSYACIQVKAGSIGGFTAEDAVMY, from the coding sequence ATGTCAAATTTCAAAAAAGTAAACGTAACAGAGGCTCCTAGAACAGAACTTCATGATGCTCTTGGTTTAACGGGAGCAGAGATAAGTATCAATCATCTTCCTGCAGGAGCAGGTGTTCCCTTTGTACACTCACATAAAAATAATGAGGAAATCTATCTTATTCTTTCCGGAAAGGGTAAGGCTGTAATTGATGGAGAGGATGTTGAAATCGCTAAAGGTGATGTGGTTAGAATTTCACCTGAAGGAAAGAGACAGTTTCTTGCTGCGGAAGATTCAGAGTTAAGCTATGCATGTATCCAGGTCAAGGCAGGTTCAATTGGTGGATTCACTGCAGAGGATGCAGTGATGTACTGA
- a CDS encoding radical SAM mobile pair protein B produces the protein MEQPEIKVNHIETKSVMTKSNTPIGGYSVNPYVGCPHACKYCYASFMKRFTGHTEEWGTFMDVKDWPEIKNPKKYAGQKVIIGTVTDGYNPLEETYKNTRRLLEELKDSGADILICTKSDLVLRDLDLLKEINENSRLTVSWSINTLDEEFKDDMDAAVSIERRLAAMKEVYAAGIRTICFISPVFPGITDIEAIIDRTKDQCDLVWLENLNLRGGFKADIMKYISDKHPDLVPLYDEIYNKKNRSYFEALEKKAEELAKKYDCRFVDNETPYERVEKGHPTIVDYFYHEEVRGTANSGKRNVMHNP, from the coding sequence ATGGAACAACCAGAAATCAAAGTAAATCATATAGAAACAAAAAGTGTAATGACAAAATCGAATACTCCTATTGGAGGATATTCGGTGAATCCCTATGTGGGGTGTCCCCATGCCTGTAAATACTGCTACGCATCTTTTATGAAACGCTTTACAGGGCATACGGAGGAATGGGGAACCTTCATGGATGTGAAAGACTGGCCTGAAATAAAGAATCCAAAGAAGTATGCCGGCCAGAAGGTGATCATTGGAACAGTTACGGATGGTTATAATCCGCTAGAGGAAACATATAAAAATACAAGAAGACTTCTGGAAGAACTAAAGGACAGTGGTGCGGACATACTTATCTGCACAAAGTCAGACCTTGTACTAAGAGATCTGGATCTGCTAAAAGAGATCAATGAAAATAGCAGACTTACAGTATCATGGTCAATCAATACTCTCGATGAAGAGTTTAAAGATGATATGGATGCGGCAGTAAGCATAGAAAGAAGGCTTGCTGCAATGAAAGAGGTATATGCGGCAGGCATTCGTACAATTTGCTTCATTTCACCCGTGTTCCCGGGGATTACGGATATAGAAGCAATCATAGACAGGACAAAAGATCAGTGTGACCTTGTATGGCTTGAGAATCTGAATCTTCGCGGAGGTTTTAAGGCAGATATCATGAAATACATTTCTGATAAACATCCGGATCTGGTGCCGTTGTATGACGAAATTTATAACAAAAAGAACCGCAGCTATTTTGAAGCGCTGGAAAAGAAAGCAGAAGAGCTGGCTAAAAAGTATGATTGCAGGTTTGTTGATAATGAAACTCCGTATGAGAGAGTAGAGAAAGGACATCCAACAATCGTAGATTACTTTTACCACGAAGAAGTAAGAGGAACTGCCAATAGTGGAAAGAGAAATGTAATGCATAATCCTTGA
- a CDS encoding glycosyl hydrolase 115 family protein, which yields MTPNLVLEEENSLEAETYMLSCKDNTLTIKASDDLGFIYGIYEISRRFLGIQPLWFWNDQKIQRRESIEIPEGFTYRSEKPRVRYRGWFINDEVLLATWKVDGSSELPWEMAFEALLRLGGNMTIPGTDKNSRKYRALASRMGLYITHHHAEPLGAEMFIRAYPDLEPSFAKHEDLFIGLWKDAIKEQSDSKVIWNIGFRGQGDKPFWADDPRYDTPKARGELISKIIRMQYDLVKEHNKDAVCCTNLYGEIMALYRDGNLELPEDVIKIWADNGYGKMVSRRQNDDDPRVYALPTESDHGRHGIYYHVSFYDLQAANHMTMMPNAPLFIGKELSDCLSNGAEDFWIINCSNIKPHLYYLDLVARLWQTGNADTEHYTQDYARTYYGTDNAEAVSKLLSQWPEYSLKFGPHEDNRAGEQFANHITRMLATNFVVDRNRPAPHLNWATSATTFRDQIIWYKELVEAAANNYEQYLKQCETTEKALSDTGKELFKDSLLMQVKYMYYGYLGASLACESMLLGLSGEYKKAFYQAGLAREAFLAGDKAQREREHDKWQGFYENDCEADIKQSGFVMEYLMSTLRAIGDGPHYWAWQRDVTDSEEDRKVTLLLSTTNHLKDLELFNLMKQKIC from the coding sequence TTGACTCCCAACCTTGTCCTTGAGGAAGAAAATTCCCTTGAAGCTGAAACCTACATGCTTTCATGCAAGGACAATACCCTGACAATAAAAGCCTCTGACGACCTTGGTTTTATTTACGGTATCTATGAGATAAGCAGGCGCTTTCTCGGCATACAGCCGCTGTGGTTCTGGAACGACCAGAAGATACAGCGCCGCGAGAGCATAGAGATTCCCGAAGGCTTCACCTACAGATCTGAAAAACCAAGAGTCCGCTATCGTGGCTGGTTTATCAACGACGAAGTCCTTTTGGCAACCTGGAAAGTGGACGGAAGTTCAGAACTGCCCTGGGAGATGGCCTTTGAGGCACTGCTGCGCCTTGGCGGAAATATGACCATTCCGGGGACTGATAAGAATTCAAGAAAGTACCGCGCCCTGGCGTCCAGGATGGGCCTTTATATAACCCATCACCACGCAGAGCCCTTGGGCGCTGAGATGTTCATAAGAGCATATCCTGACCTTGAACCCTCATTTGCAAAGCACGAAGACCTCTTCATCGGTCTCTGGAAGGACGCAATCAAGGAGCAGTCAGACAGCAAGGTGATCTGGAACATTGGATTTAGAGGACAGGGTGATAAACCCTTCTGGGCAGACGATCCGAGATACGACACGCCCAAAGCCCGTGGCGAACTCATCAGCAAGATCATTCGCATGCAGTACGACCTGGTCAAAGAGCATAACAAAGACGCAGTCTGCTGCACCAATCTCTACGGTGAGATCATGGCACTTTACCGTGACGGCAACCTCGAACTCCCCGAAGACGTAATAAAAATCTGGGCCGACAACGGCTACGGCAAGATGGTATCACGTAGGCAGAACGACGACGACCCCAGAGTTTATGCGCTTCCCACAGAAAGCGACCACGGAAGACATGGCATCTACTACCACGTATCCTTCTATGATCTTCAGGCTGCAAATCACATGACCATGATGCCGAACGCACCTTTGTTTATAGGAAAAGAGCTTTCAGACTGCCTCTCAAACGGCGCAGAAGATTTCTGGATCATCAATTGCTCGAACATCAAGCCGCACCTTTACTACCTTGACCTTGTGGCAAGGCTCTGGCAAACCGGCAACGCAGACACGGAGCATTACACTCAGGATTACGCGAGGACCTACTATGGCACTGATAACGCAGAGGCCGTTTCAAAGCTTCTTTCCCAGTGGCCTGAGTATTCACTGAAATTCGGCCCTCACGAGGACAACAGAGCAGGAGAGCAGTTCGCAAACCACATCACCAGGATGCTTGCAACGAACTTTGTTGTAGACAGAAATAGGCCTGCGCCACATCTTAATTGGGCCACAAGCGCTACCACCTTCCGCGATCAGATCATCTGGTATAAAGAGCTTGTGGAAGCAGCAGCTAACAACTATGAACAATATTTAAAACAATGTGAGACTACAGAAAAAGCTCTCTCCGATACAGGAAAAGAGCTTTTCAAAGATTCTCTGCTTATGCAGGTAAAGTATATGTACTATGGTTACCTCGGAGCAAGCCTTGCCTGTGAGAGCATGCTCCTTGGACTTTCCGGCGAATACAAAAAAGCCTTCTACCAAGCCGGCCTCGCCCGCGAAGCCTTCCTTGCAGGAGACAAGGCTCAGCGGGAAAGAGAGCATGACAAGTGGCAGGGTTTTTATGAGAATGACTGCGAAGCAGATATCAAGCAGTCTGGCTTCGTGATGGAATACCTCATGTCAACCTTAAGAGCAATCGGCGACGGCCCTCATTACTGGGCTTGGCAGCGCGACGTGACAGACTCAGAAGAAGACAGGAAAGTAACGCTCCTTCTTAGCACCACCAATCATTTGAAGGACTTGGAACTGTTCAATCTCATGAAGCAAAAGATATGCTAA
- a CDS encoding LacI family DNA-binding transcriptional regulator has product MKDIAKKAQVSVATVSKVLNGTGNISEETTRKILEIAEELNYHPNLYARNLKTGSSRTIGILAEDLTVFNTPPVIDGIGACCEEKGYRYLLENLRINTLGIDPDNDKDRYSEIKNNAVSHMSSMQVDGIIYLGCHSHRVVPSIFENNIPFVCAYCISPSLAIPSVLYDDQHAAYEAVSLLIKKGHKKIATITGKVSSVHTRWRLTGYQESLYDHNIPYNPGYVINGDWSRDSGYSATKKLIRQHVTAIFSHNDEMAMGVIDACNDAGIQVGKDIALIGFDNRELSTVCRPTLTTVEPPLFDIGYKSAEGLISKIEHKEDILRGEVRLPCRIIERDST; this is encoded by the coding sequence ATGAAGGACATCGCCAAAAAAGCCCAGGTATCTGTCGCAACAGTATCCAAGGTTTTAAATGGCACCGGAAATATAAGTGAAGAGACCACCAGGAAAATTCTGGAAATTGCTGAGGAACTTAATTATCATCCCAACCTCTATGCCAGAAATCTAAAAACTGGTTCCAGCAGGACAATTGGGATCCTTGCAGAGGACCTTACCGTATTCAACACTCCTCCAGTAATAGACGGCATCGGAGCCTGTTGTGAAGAGAAGGGTTATCGTTATCTCTTGGAAAATCTTCGCATAAACACTCTTGGTATTGATCCTGACAATGACAAGGATAGATACTCAGAAATCAAAAACAATGCAGTTTCACACATGAGTTCCATGCAGGTTGATGGAATTATTTATCTTGGCTGCCATTCTCACAGAGTAGTACCAAGCATATTTGAAAACAATATTCCTTTCGTATGCGCTTACTGCATTTCTCCATCCCTTGCGATTCCTTCTGTTTTGTATGATGATCAGCACGCCGCCTATGAAGCAGTTTCTCTTCTGATAAAAAAAGGGCACAAAAAAATAGCCACCATAACTGGCAAAGTAAGCAGTGTTCACACCAGATGGCGACTAACAGGTTATCAGGAATCCTTATATGATCACAACATACCATATAATCCGGGATATGTAATCAACGGAGACTGGTCAAGAGACAGTGGCTACAGTGCCACCAAGAAACTTATCAGACAGCATGTGACTGCTATTTTTTCCCACAACGATGAAATGGCCATGGGCGTAATAGATGCCTGCAATGATGCTGGGATTCAGGTTGGCAAGGATATTGCACTTATTGGCTTTGATAACAGGGAATTATCAACAGTGTGTCGTCCAACACTCACAACTGTTGAGCCTCCACTTTTTGATATCGGCTACAAATCAGCCGAAGGCCTGATTTCAAAAATTGAACATAAAGAAGACATTCTGCGAGGCGAAGTGCGACTTCCTTGCAGGATAATAGAAAGAGATTCTACCTGA
- a CDS encoding helix-turn-helix domain-containing protein, translating to MKSIYGQCPYATTQRVLQGKWAIVILFQLSTGTQRFNELERNIPDITRAMLTRQLRQLENDKLITRKVYAEVPPRVEYSLSEMGEKFRKVLDQIELFGFEYIKEIEKAEG from the coding sequence ATGAAAAGCATTTACGGTCAATGTCCTTATGCCACAACTCAAAGAGTCCTTCAAGGTAAGTGGGCCATAGTTATACTCTTTCAGCTTAGTACAGGAACACAACGTTTTAACGAACTTGAAAGGAATATTCCGGACATCACCAGAGCTATGCTGACCAGACAGTTAAGACAATTGGAAAATGACAAACTGATAACCAGAAAGGTATATGCCGAAGTTCCTCCCAGAGTTGAATATAGTCTTAGCGAAATGGGCGAAAAATTCAGGAAGGTCTTGGATCAGATTGAACTTTTCGGCTTTGAATATATTAAAGAAATAGAAAAAGCTGAAGGTTGA
- a CDS encoding radical SAM mobile pair protein A: protein MSICIKDQIQNMNLVIGCSVGCPYCYARNNTRRYHIIDDFEKPQFFQGKLRMMEKKKPQNFLLTGMSDLSGWHEEWREEVFKKIAENPQHQFLFLTKRPDLLSFETDLDNAWFGVTVTRKSELWRIDALRSNVKAKKYHVTFEPLFDDPGKVDLTGIDWIVVGTMTGAKSRTVKTDPRWVYSLTEQAHELNIPVFWKEDLVPIMGEEMIQEMPDAFNKVLEEQRIWNNQKSK from the coding sequence ATGAGTATTTGTATTAAAGATCAGATTCAGAACATGAATCTTGTTATAGGGTGCTCTGTTGGATGTCCGTACTGCTATGCCAGAAACAATACGAGGCGTTATCACATCATAGATGATTTTGAAAAGCCACAGTTTTTTCAAGGAAAGCTTCGTATGATGGAAAAGAAAAAGCCGCAGAATTTTCTGCTGACCGGCATGAGCGATCTCTCGGGCTGGCATGAGGAATGGAGAGAGGAAGTCTTTAAAAAGATAGCAGAGAATCCTCAGCACCAGTTTCTTTTTCTTACCAAACGACCGGATCTTCTGTCTTTTGAAACAGATCTTGATAATGCATGGTTTGGCGTTACAGTTACAAGAAAGTCTGAGTTATGGCGTATTGATGCACTGCGGAGCAATGTGAAGGCAAAAAAATATCATGTTACCTTTGAGCCTTTGTTCGATGATCCGGGTAAGGTTGATCTTACAGGCATTGACTGGATTGTGGTGGGAACCATGACAGGTGCAAAGAGCAGGACTGTTAAAACAGATCCCAGGTGGGTTTATTCATTGACAGAACAGGCTCATGAACTGAACATTCCTGTATTCTGGAAAGAAGATCTTGTTCCGATTATGGGAGAAGAAATGATACAGGAAATGCCGGATGCTTTTAACAAAGTGCTGGAGGAACAGAGAATATGGAACAACCAGAAATCAAAGTAA